A single region of the Chrysoperla carnea chromosome 5, inChrCarn1.1, whole genome shotgun sequence genome encodes:
- the LOC123299929 gene encoding carotenoid isomerooxygenase: MTTSIENLDDKPKLTRLLPETDNNSTIFPWSPTPFRKGASIISDKKKINTECDDLYPNCDVSVWLRSCEQEIIEPIEGTVTGIIPKWLNGALYRNGPGSIKVGDMEFKHLFDSSALLHRFSIQNGKVTYQCRFLQTDVYKKNNEAGRIVITEFGTASVPDPCQTIFNKISSVFKGGSDNAMISVYPFGDELYAFTEIPKIFKFNPDTLETEGKVNVSEHIGIVNHTSHPHVMPSGHVYNLGLSMSKFGPKHSIMCFPPAGDGIEDLTMFDQAYIVNSIPARWPLNPPYMHTFGITENYFIIVEQPLCVSVPSMFKARLNNEAFASALKWYPNEQTIINVLSRDTEKIKYKFYAEAFFYLHIINQYEYANHIVIDICCYRDPAMLDCMYVETMKNMQKMPDYAKMFRGRPLRFVLPLDTHCKNIKVNPCDSNENDLKTNLINIPNTNAKAYKLTNGNIFVVPELLCNLGCETPRINYEKYLGREYQYFYAISSDVDCDNPGTIIKVDVKNKIKYTWCEENCYPSEPIFVPNPNSQFEDDGIILAAMIWGHNKTNHVGLLILDAHTWQEIGRSEFETPGPTPKCLHGWFSDKHGSFRDKIGNGSSKF, encoded by the exons atgactacttcaattgaaaatttagacgaTAAGCCTAAGCTTACTAGATTATTACCGGAAACAGAtaataattcaacaatttttccaTGGTCCCCAACACCTTTTAGAAAGGGTGCAAGTATTATTTCGGATAAGAAA aaaataaatacgGAATGTGATGATTTATATCCAAATTGCGATGTAAGTGTTTGGCTTCGATCTTGTGAGCAGGAAATTATCGAACCAATAGAGGGAACGGTCACAG GGATCATTCCAAAATGGTTAAATGGAGCTTTATATCGAAATGGTCCAGGTTCTATAAAAGTTGGTGATATGGAATTTAAGCATTTATTTGATAGTTCAGCATTACTTCatag attttctattCAAAATGGAAAAGTAACTTATCAATGTCGATTTTTACAAACCGAtgtttataagaaaaacaatGAAGCTGGAAGAATTGTCATAACCGAGTTTGGAACAGCATCAGTGCCAGATCCATGTCAAACTATATTTAATAA aatttcatcCGTATTTAAAGGTGGATCAGATAATGCAATGATTTCGGTATATCCATTTGGAGATGAATTGTACGCCTTTACAGaaattccgaaaatttttaaatttaatcctgATACTCTTGAGACCGAAGGAAAAGTTAATGTGTCTGAACATATAGGAATTGTTAATCATACTTCACATCCACATGTCATGCCTAGTG GACATGTATATAATTTGGGCTTATCCATGTCAAAATTTGGACCAAAGCATAGCATAATGTGTTTTCCACCAGCAGGAGATGGAATCGAGGATTTAACAATGTTTGATCAAGCATACATTGTTAACAGTATACCGGCAAGATGGCCCTTAAATCCACCCTATATGCATACTTTCG GTAtcacagaaaattattttataattgtggAACAACCTTTATGTGTCTCAGTACCATCGATGTTCAAAGCACGACTTAATAATGAAGCTTTCGCTTCAGCTTTAAAATGGTATCCAAATGAAcag actattataaatgttttaagtcGTGACACagagaaaattaaatacaaattttatgcaGAAGCATTCTTTTATTTGCATATCATAAATCAATATGAATATGCAAATCATATTGTGATTGATATTTGCTGTTATCGTGATCCTGCAATGCTGGATTGTATGTATGTTGAAACAatgaaa AATATGCAAAAAATGCCAGATTATGCAAAAATGTTTCGTGGCCGTCCTCTAAGATTTGTTTTACCTTTGGATACAcactgtaaaaatataaaagtcaaCCCGTGTGATTCAAATGAaaacgatttaaaaacaaacttaattAATATACCAAACACAAATGCAAAAGCTTATAAACTGAcgaatggaaatatttttgtggttccagaattattatgtaatttaggCTGTGAAACACCacgaattaattatgaaaaatatttag GGCgagaatatcaatatttttatgccatCAGTTCAGATGTAGATTGTGATAATCCAGGAACg ataataaaagtagatgtaaagaataaaataaaatatacttggTGCGAAGAAAATTGTTATCCAAGTGAACCAATATTCGTACCAAATCCAAATTCTCAATTTGAAGATGATGGAATTATATTGGCAGCAATGATTTGGGGGCATAACAAAACCAATCATGTTGGATTACTAATATTGGATGCACATACATGGCAAGAAATTGGAAGATCAGAGTTTGAAACACCTGGTCCTACTCCAAAATGTTTACATGGTTGGTTTAGTGATAAACATGGAAGCTTTCGAGATAAAATCGGAAATGGCTCTAGCAAGTTTTAA